One window from the genome of Serinibacter salmoneus encodes:
- a CDS encoding DNA polymerase II: MGKYTDVNGAEFTDEDLERWAAQAESSAGYEGEHLGPAVPGRPISVGAQARPFTLRLDAARRAKLADAARSRNTTPSQVMRDLIDSL, from the coding sequence ATGGGTAAGTACACCGACGTGAACGGCGCAGAGTTCACGGATGAGGACCTCGAGCGGTGGGCGGCACAGGCCGAGTCGAGCGCGGGGTACGAGGGGGAGCACCTCGGGCCCGCGGTTCCCGGGCGCCCCATCAGCGTCGGCGCGCAGGCGCGCCCCTTCACGCTGCGATTGGACGCCGCACGGCGCGCCAAGCTGGCCGACGCCGCGCGGTCGCGCAACACCACGCCGTCGCAGGTGATGCGGGACCTGATCGACAGTCTCTAG
- a CDS encoding LssY C-terminal domain-containing protein, with protein MADLTLRRRARIRQWVDTFCFVFAGLAAVWLAILLLSDTWSLGWFSGFGLLAFWGLLAYLVLPRLTRIITSIYTPDYFIGRARTSDGLLGDPINLAVLGSQEALHEVMTRAGWTRADEVSLATSWRIITSTLTRRSYSEAPVSPLYLFGRIQDVAYQQEVDGNPAKRHHVRFWRCPPGWLLPGGTRVDWLAAGTFDRAVGLSLFTLQVTHKIEADIDVERDHIVATVLRGAPETRIHLLKDFSTGYHSRNGGGDSVHTDGDLPVIVLPSARGEEPHPAPTGSQVVEVHAVAPEREAAIADMVRGEHTGKRGAFEDPRAEEVESEVAQRRADAAPSDDATGPATPPPGRPSTIVFGVVTAFLRAAAILGFVLYLAITGEEGLRAMLESLGADASFDADPTTWSVLLILGALSALVPAAFGVAVLRGVDGARLIILVAGCVSISSQFVAWWSGGVRIEFGLSLMVLAMDILTLLALSGKPAREFCRRPRPARPRRRAPATTLGG; from the coding sequence ATGGCCGACCTGACGCTGCGGCGCCGCGCCCGCATCCGGCAATGGGTGGACACCTTCTGCTTCGTGTTCGCGGGCCTCGCGGCGGTCTGGCTCGCGATCCTGCTGCTCTCGGACACCTGGAGTCTGGGCTGGTTCAGCGGGTTCGGCCTGCTCGCTTTCTGGGGGCTGCTGGCCTACCTCGTGCTGCCCAGGCTCACGCGCATCATCACCAGCATCTACACCCCGGACTACTTCATCGGGCGCGCCCGCACGAGCGACGGCCTGCTCGGCGACCCGATCAACCTCGCGGTCCTGGGGTCGCAGGAGGCGCTGCACGAGGTGATGACCAGGGCCGGGTGGACCCGCGCCGATGAGGTGTCCCTGGCCACGAGCTGGCGCATCATCACCTCCACGCTGACGCGGCGCAGTTACAGCGAGGCCCCGGTCAGCCCGTTGTACCTGTTCGGTCGCATCCAGGACGTCGCCTATCAGCAGGAGGTCGACGGCAACCCCGCCAAGCGCCACCACGTGCGGTTCTGGCGGTGCCCGCCGGGCTGGCTCCTGCCGGGCGGCACCCGGGTGGACTGGCTCGCGGCCGGCACCTTCGACCGCGCCGTCGGCCTCTCGCTGTTCACCCTGCAGGTGACGCACAAGATCGAGGCGGACATCGACGTCGAACGCGATCACATCGTGGCCACCGTGCTGCGCGGGGCGCCGGAGACCCGCATCCACCTGCTGAAGGACTTCTCCACCGGCTACCACTCCCGCAACGGCGGCGGTGACTCCGTCCACACCGACGGCGACCTGCCGGTCATCGTGCTCCCGAGCGCGCGGGGCGAGGAGCCGCACCCGGCACCCACCGGATCGCAGGTGGTGGAGGTGCACGCCGTGGCACCCGAGCGCGAGGCCGCGATCGCCGACATGGTGCGTGGCGAGCACACCGGCAAGCGCGGCGCCTTCGAGGACCCCCGCGCGGAGGAGGTCGAGAGCGAGGTGGCGCAGCGGCGGGCGGACGCCGCGCCGAGCGACGACGCCACCGGCCCGGCCACGCCGCCACCCGGCCGCCCGTCCACCATCGTCTTCGGCGTGGTGACGGCGTTCCTGCGGGCAGCGGCCATCCTCGGCTTCGTCCTGTACCTCGCGATCACCGGGGAGGAGGGCCTGCGGGCGATGCTCGAGTCCCTGGGCGCGGACGCCTCCTTCGACGCCGACCCCACCACCTGGTCGGTCCTGCTGATCCTCGGCGCACTCTCCGCCCTGGTGCCGGCCGCCTTCGGCGTGGCGGTGCTGCGCGGGGTGGACGGCGCGCGCCTCATCATCCTGGTGGCGGGCTGCGTCTCGATCTCGAGCCAGTTCGTGGCCTGGTGGTCCGGTGGGGTGCGGATCGAGTTCGGCCTGTCGTTGATGGTCCTGGCGATGGACATCCTCACGCTGCTCGCGCTGTCGGGGAAGCCGGCCCGGGAGTTCTGCCGCCGGCCCCGCCCGGCCCGCCCACGCCGTCGCGCACCCGCCACTACCCTGGGCGGGTGA
- a CDS encoding Ku protein: MRSIWKGSVAFGLVNVPVKVYSATEDHDVSFHQVHAEDGGRVRYQRRCEVCGEVVSYDQIAKAYDSEDGQRVILTAEDFKSLPEGIKHEIEVLQFVPNEQIDPILLDKSYYLEPDSRSPKAYTLLRRTLQETDRTAVVHFSLRQKTKLAALRVRGDVLVVQTMIWPDEVREAEFPALQEEAAVTDKELAMSASLVESMAEDFDPSAFTDTYTAELKQLLEDKLSGGESFTATETEEKESGDVVDLVAALRRSVEERKRAREAS; the protein is encoded by the coding sequence ATGCGCAGCATCTGGAAGGGATCGGTGGCCTTCGGCCTGGTGAACGTGCCGGTGAAGGTCTACTCCGCCACGGAGGACCACGACGTCTCCTTCCACCAGGTGCACGCCGAGGACGGCGGCCGGGTGCGCTACCAGCGCCGCTGCGAGGTCTGCGGTGAGGTGGTCTCCTACGACCAGATCGCCAAGGCCTACGACTCCGAGGACGGCCAGCGGGTGATCCTCACCGCGGAGGACTTCAAGAGCCTCCCCGAGGGCATCAAGCACGAGATCGAGGTACTGCAGTTCGTGCCGAACGAGCAGATCGACCCGATCCTGCTGGACAAGAGCTACTACCTGGAGCCGGACTCCCGCTCGCCCAAGGCCTACACCCTGCTGCGCCGCACCCTGCAGGAGACCGACCGCACCGCCGTCGTCCACTTCTCCCTGCGGCAGAAGACCAAGTTGGCCGCGCTGCGGGTGCGCGGCGACGTGCTCGTGGTGCAGACCATGATCTGGCCCGATGAGGTCCGCGAGGCCGAGTTCCCGGCGCTTCAGGAAGAGGCCGCCGTCACCGACAAGGAACTCGCGATGTCCGCCAGCCTCGTGGAGTCCATGGCGGAGGACTTCGACCCGAGCGCCTTCACCGACACCTACACCGCCGAGCTCAAGCAGCTGCTGGAGGACAAGCTCTCCGGCGGGGAGTCCTTCACGGCCACGGAGACCGAGGAGAAGGAGTCGGGCGACGTGGTGGACCTCGTGGCCGCGCTGCGCCGCAGCGTCGAGGAGCGCAAGCGGGCCCGCGAGGCCTCCTGA
- a CDS encoding Gfo/Idh/MocA family protein yields MTADAAALLHTPADYPDPAAAPALRWGILGAGGIARKFATDIPAHTASTIAAIGSRDLGRAQAFAAEMQVPQAYGSYEDLVADPSLDAIYIATPHSEHRDNALLALRAGKPVLIEKAVTRNAAEAREVFDAAASAGLFAMEAMWARFLPHYRASVDAVTSGVIGEVIGAFATHGQHLVFGPEHRLWNPALAGGALLDLGVYPVSFAHAHLGVPDEIHAHGRLSDLGVDTDETVILRYGDRTTAMLQSSMESAMVNSASIAGTRGRLDLARTFYAPSATELTLNDGTSTRVTSEHVTGGFEFEAAEAARCIAAGEQSSPLMTWQASVEVMQIMDTIREQLGVTYPGE; encoded by the coding sequence ATGACCGCCGATGCCGCCGCCCTCCTGCACACACCCGCCGACTACCCCGACCCCGCGGCCGCGCCCGCGCTGCGGTGGGGCATCCTCGGAGCAGGAGGCATCGCGCGGAAGTTCGCCACCGACATCCCCGCCCACACCGCCTCCACCATCGCGGCCATCGGCTCCCGTGACCTCGGCCGCGCGCAGGCCTTCGCGGCCGAGATGCAGGTCCCGCAGGCCTACGGCTCGTATGAGGACCTCGTCGCGGACCCGAGCCTGGACGCGATCTACATCGCCACCCCGCACTCCGAGCACCGCGACAACGCCCTGCTCGCGCTGCGCGCAGGCAAGCCGGTGCTCATCGAGAAGGCCGTCACCCGCAACGCCGCCGAGGCGCGCGAGGTGTTCGACGCCGCAGCCTCCGCAGGCCTGTTCGCGATGGAGGCGATGTGGGCCCGGTTCCTGCCGCACTACCGGGCCAGCGTGGACGCGGTCACCTCGGGGGTGATCGGCGAGGTCATCGGCGCGTTCGCCACCCACGGCCAGCACCTCGTGTTCGGCCCCGAGCACCGCCTGTGGAACCCGGCGCTTGCGGGCGGCGCCCTGCTGGACCTCGGCGTCTACCCGGTCTCCTTCGCCCACGCCCACCTCGGCGTCCCGGACGAGATCCACGCCCACGGCCGGCTCTCGGACCTCGGCGTGGACACCGACGAGACCGTGATCCTGCGCTACGGCGACCGCACGACGGCGATGCTGCAGTCCTCGATGGAGTCCGCCATGGTCAATTCCGCCTCGATCGCCGGCACCCGCGGGCGACTCGACCTCGCGCGCACCTTCTACGCTCCGAGCGCCACCGAACTGACCCTGAACGACGGCACGAGCACCCGGGTGACCTCCGAGCACGTCACCGGGGGCTTCGAGTTCGAGGCCGCCGAAGCCGCCCGCTGCATTGCCGCCGGTGAGCAGTCCTCGCCGCTGATGACCTGGCAGGCCTCCGTGGAGGTCATGCAGATCATGGACACCATCCGCGAGCAGCTCGGCGTGACCTACCCGGGGGAGTAG
- the topA gene encoding type I DNA topoisomerase: MSTSQKLVIVESPTKARTIAPFLGSDYEVEASVGHIRDLPQPSELPAEMKKGPYKKFAVDVENGFDPYYVVDAGKKKKVAELKRLLKDADELYLATDEDREGEAIAWHLLEVLKPKVPVKRMVFHEITREAIQRALTNTRELDTRLVDAQETRRILDRLYGYEVSPVLWRKVGPGLSAGRVQSVATRLVVERERERMAFRSATYWDVTGTFTGGRGETEGTAFTARLASLDGRRVATGRDFDDAGQLKSREVAHLDATAAEALVGALTEASFAVVGVDTKPYTRRPAAPFTTSTLQQEASRKLRMNSRATMRTAQSLYENGYITYMRTDSTTLSAEAISAARRQAADLYGPEYVPEKPRVYANKSKNAQEAHEAIRPAGDSFRTPAQVAGALSGDEFKLYELIWKRTVASQMADAKGSTASIRLGASTTAQVTSGEAAALPLDLAPGATAEFTASGTVITFRGFLAAYEEGRDAGRYEDGAGAAGSSKGEARLPDLEKGDDVASSDLTAAGHETSPPPRYTEASLTAALEERGIGRPSTYAATISVIVDRGYVLRRGQALVPSWLAFSVVRLLEEHFGSLVDYDFTAAMESDLDRIAAGTQDRVEWLTRFYYGDGARSQETGMAVAEVTGEDLGRVEKAGLSRLVENLGDIDARAINSIDVGDGITLRVGRYGPYLEGAGSDGSALRASVPDDVAPDELTPAKAREILETRSDGDIELGEDPETGRQIVAKNGRYGPYVTEVIPDPPAAAETAPAEGEKPKARKKAPAKPKPRTSSLFASMSLETLTLEQALRLLTLPRVVGTDPESGEEITAQNGRYGPYLKKGTDSRSLETEDQIFDITLEQALAIYSQPKQRRGQRAAAAPLRELGTDPVSEKPVVVKDGRFGPYVTDGTTNATLRKDDSVEAITPERGFELLAEKRAKGPAKRPASRSRSTAAKKTPAKKAPAKKAAPKKS; the protein is encoded by the coding sequence TTGTCCACGTCCCAGAAGCTTGTGATCGTCGAGTCCCCCACCAAGGCGCGCACCATCGCGCCCTTCCTCGGGTCGGACTACGAGGTCGAGGCGAGCGTCGGCCACATCCGTGATCTGCCGCAGCCCAGTGAGTTGCCCGCCGAGATGAAGAAGGGGCCGTACAAGAAGTTCGCGGTCGATGTGGAGAACGGGTTCGACCCGTACTACGTGGTCGACGCGGGCAAGAAGAAGAAGGTCGCCGAGCTCAAGCGGCTGCTCAAGGACGCCGACGAGCTCTACCTCGCCACCGATGAGGACCGCGAGGGCGAGGCCATTGCCTGGCACCTCCTGGAGGTCCTCAAGCCCAAGGTGCCGGTCAAGCGCATGGTCTTCCACGAGATCACCCGCGAGGCCATCCAGCGCGCCCTGACCAACACCCGCGAGCTCGACACCCGGCTGGTGGACGCGCAGGAGACCCGCCGCATCCTGGACCGCCTCTACGGCTACGAGGTCTCCCCGGTGCTGTGGCGCAAGGTCGGCCCGGGCCTCTCCGCCGGCCGCGTGCAGTCCGTGGCCACCCGCCTGGTGGTCGAGCGCGAGCGCGAGCGGATGGCCTTCCGCAGTGCCACCTACTGGGACGTGACCGGCACGTTCACCGGAGGCCGCGGCGAGACCGAGGGCACCGCGTTCACCGCACGCCTGGCCTCCCTGGACGGCCGCCGGGTGGCCACCGGCCGCGACTTCGATGACGCCGGCCAACTGAAGTCGCGCGAGGTGGCCCATCTCGATGCCACCGCAGCCGAGGCGCTGGTGGGGGCGTTGACCGAGGCGAGTTTCGCCGTCGTGGGCGTGGACACCAAGCCCTACACGCGCCGTCCGGCCGCCCCGTTCACCACCTCCACCCTGCAGCAGGAGGCCAGCCGCAAGCTGCGGATGAACAGCCGGGCGACCATGCGCACCGCGCAGTCGCTGTACGAGAACGGCTACATCACCTACATGCGTACCGACTCCACCACGCTGTCCGCGGAGGCGATCTCCGCGGCGCGTCGGCAGGCGGCCGACCTGTACGGCCCGGAGTACGTGCCCGAGAAGCCCCGCGTGTACGCGAACAAGTCCAAGAACGCCCAGGAGGCGCACGAGGCGATCCGCCCCGCGGGGGACTCCTTCCGCACCCCCGCGCAGGTGGCGGGCGCCCTTTCCGGCGACGAGTTCAAGCTGTATGAGTTGATCTGGAAGCGCACCGTCGCCTCCCAAATGGCCGACGCCAAGGGGTCGACCGCGTCGATCCGCCTCGGAGCGAGCACGACGGCGCAGGTCACCTCCGGTGAGGCGGCGGCGCTCCCGCTGGACCTCGCCCCGGGCGCCACCGCCGAGTTCACCGCGTCGGGCACCGTCATCACCTTCCGCGGATTCCTCGCCGCGTACGAGGAGGGTCGCGACGCCGGTCGCTACGAGGACGGCGCCGGTGCAGCCGGCTCGAGCAAGGGCGAGGCCCGGCTGCCGGACCTGGAGAAGGGCGACGACGTCGCCTCCAGCGACCTCACGGCCGCCGGCCACGAGACCTCCCCGCCGCCGCGCTACACCGAGGCGTCCCTCACCGCGGCGCTTGAGGAACGCGGCATCGGCCGCCCCTCCACCTACGCGGCGACGATCTCGGTGATCGTGGACCGCGGCTACGTGCTGCGGCGCGGGCAGGCGCTCGTGCCGAGCTGGCTGGCGTTCTCGGTGGTCCGCCTGCTGGAGGAGCACTTCGGCTCGCTCGTGGACTACGACTTCACCGCCGCGATGGAATCCGACCTGGACCGCATCGCGGCCGGCACCCAGGACCGCGTGGAGTGGCTGACGCGGTTCTACTACGGCGACGGTGCCCGCTCGCAGGAGACCGGCATGGCCGTGGCCGAGGTGACCGGGGAGGACCTGGGCCGCGTGGAGAAGGCCGGGCTCAGCCGGTTGGTGGAGAACCTCGGGGACATCGACGCCCGCGCCATCAACTCCATCGACGTGGGTGACGGCATCACGCTGCGCGTGGGCCGCTACGGGCCCTACCTCGAGGGAGCGGGCTCGGACGGCAGCGCGCTGCGCGCCTCGGTGCCGGACGACGTCGCCCCCGATGAGCTCACCCCGGCCAAGGCCCGGGAGATCCTGGAGACGCGCTCCGACGGCGACATCGAGCTCGGCGAGGACCCGGAGACCGGTCGCCAGATCGTCGCGAAGAACGGACGCTACGGGCCGTATGTGACCGAGGTGATCCCGGACCCGCCGGCGGCCGCGGAGACGGCGCCCGCCGAGGGTGAGAAGCCGAAGGCGCGCAAGAAGGCGCCGGCCAAGCCGAAGCCGCGGACCTCCTCGCTGTTCGCCTCGATGTCCCTGGAGACCCTCACGCTGGAGCAGGCGCTGCGGCTGCTGACGCTGCCGCGCGTGGTGGGAACCGACCCGGAGTCGGGCGAGGAGATCACCGCGCAGAACGGCCGGTACGGGCCCTACCTGAAGAAGGGCACGGACTCCCGATCGCTGGAGACCGAGGACCAGATCTTCGACATCACCCTGGAGCAGGCGCTGGCGATCTACTCCCAGCCCAAGCAGCGCCGCGGGCAGCGCGCCGCCGCCGCGCCGCTGCGTGAACTCGGCACCGACCCGGTCTCGGAGAAGCCCGTGGTGGTCAAGGACGGGCGGTTCGGTCCGTACGTCACCGACGGCACCACCAACGCCACGCTGCGTAAGGACGACTCGGTCGAGGCGATCACGCCGGAGCGCGGGTTCGAACTGCTGGCGGAGAAGCGCGCCAAGGGGCCGGCGAAGCGCCCGGCCTCGCGGTCGCGCAGCACCGCCGCGAAGAAGACGCCCGCCAAGAAGGCACCGGCGAAGAAGGCGGCTCCGAAGAAGTCCTGA
- the ligD gene encoding non-homologous end-joining DNA ligase produces the protein MAGSTGGAGRGAQAVRVGERTLRLTNPDKVLFPGSEPGALGTTKAELIDYYLRIAPVLLPHLDGRIVTRKRWPHGTAEGQQPFFTKNLDSGTPDWVPRAAVVHHQRTNTYPLLEEEAALAWCAQLGSIELHVPQWRLPEVVRAGEESFVLDGADTRPDRLVVDLDPGPGVGLGECCEVALAARELMAAVGLTCVPVTSGSKGIHLYAHLQDLGAAEASAFAAELASSLASELPRLAIVQMKRSLREGKVFVDHTQNNAAKTTVSPYSVRGRLEPWVAAPRTWEEIEAGGLGQLRIEEVLERAADGDPLAALAPTPTPPPNTIREAVVPPPRGGSAGFPARTTSPVAARPTSRRRAPEPMLASGYDPLAVDITPQRWRLEHKWDGYRALVVLPGRPDGAARLVSRTGREIGAEFPELLTPPEPLASHEGVLDAEIVALAGDQVSFHALQHRDSPPRPPLRLVVFDVLELDGVDLTGQPLAARAEVLSALDLPTALPARGEGLPEGEGGWLASPALPGSLADALEASHAVGGEGVMAKRLDSRYLPGRRSPAWVKVKHQAEARVVVGGWRPGQGRREGGIGSLLLGIAGEGDHLRYVGKVGTGFTDAELDRLLALLEPLREDANPFTTPVPDPEARVAVWVRPEVTGEVTFDSWTPDGVLRAARWRGLA, from the coding sequence ATGGCCGGCTCCACCGGTGGGGCGGGTCGGGGCGCGCAGGCCGTGCGCGTCGGCGAGCGCACCCTGCGGCTGACCAACCCGGACAAGGTGCTCTTCCCCGGCAGCGAACCGGGGGCGCTCGGTACCACCAAGGCCGAGCTGATCGACTACTACCTGCGCATCGCGCCGGTGCTGCTGCCGCACCTGGACGGGCGGATCGTCACCCGCAAGCGCTGGCCGCACGGAACCGCCGAGGGGCAGCAGCCCTTCTTCACCAAGAACCTCGACTCCGGCACCCCGGACTGGGTGCCGCGGGCCGCCGTCGTGCATCACCAGCGCACGAACACCTATCCGCTCCTGGAGGAGGAGGCGGCGCTGGCCTGGTGCGCCCAGCTCGGCAGCATCGAACTGCACGTGCCGCAGTGGCGGCTTCCGGAGGTGGTGCGCGCGGGCGAGGAGTCCTTCGTGCTGGACGGCGCGGACACCCGGCCCGACCGGCTCGTGGTGGACCTCGACCCCGGACCCGGCGTAGGCCTGGGGGAGTGCTGCGAGGTGGCGCTCGCGGCCCGGGAGCTGATGGCCGCCGTCGGCCTGACCTGCGTGCCGGTGACCTCCGGCAGCAAGGGCATCCACCTGTACGCGCATCTGCAGGACCTCGGCGCCGCCGAGGCGAGCGCGTTCGCGGCCGAACTGGCGAGCTCGCTCGCCTCCGAACTGCCACGGCTGGCGATCGTGCAGATGAAGCGCTCCCTGCGCGAGGGCAAGGTCTTCGTGGACCACACCCAGAACAACGCCGCCAAGACCACGGTCTCGCCCTACTCGGTGCGGGGCCGACTGGAACCCTGGGTAGCGGCGCCCCGCACCTGGGAGGAGATCGAGGCCGGCGGCCTGGGCCAGCTGCGGATCGAGGAGGTGCTGGAGCGCGCCGCGGACGGCGACCCCCTCGCCGCCCTCGCGCCCACCCCCACCCCGCCCCCGAACACCATTCGCGAGGCAGTTGTGCCGCCACCGCGAGGTGGTTCTGCAGGTTTCCCCGCTCGCACCACGTCCCCGGTCGCCGCCCGCCCGACCAGCCGGCGCCGCGCCCCCGAGCCGATGCTCGCCAGCGGCTACGACCCCCTCGCCGTCGACATCACCCCGCAGCGCTGGCGCCTGGAGCACAAGTGGGACGGCTACCGCGCCCTCGTCGTCCTCCCCGGGAGGCCCGACGGCGCCGCTCGCCTGGTCTCGCGCACCGGCCGGGAGATCGGGGCCGAGTTCCCCGAACTGCTCACGCCGCCGGAGCCGCTGGCCTCCCACGAGGGGGTGCTCGACGCCGAGATCGTGGCGCTCGCGGGCGACCAGGTGAGCTTCCACGCCCTGCAGCACCGCGACTCCCCGCCCCGGCCGCCGCTGCGCCTGGTGGTCTTCGACGTGCTCGAGCTCGACGGCGTGGACCTCACCGGCCAACCGCTTGCCGCCCGCGCGGAGGTCCTGTCCGCACTCGACCTCCCCACCGCCCTCCCCGCACGCGGTGAGGGCCTTCCCGAGGGCGAGGGCGGGTGGCTCGCCAGCCCGGCCCTGCCCGGCAGCCTCGCCGATGCGCTCGAGGCGAGCCACGCCGTCGGCGGGGAGGGCGTGATGGCCAAGCGGCTGGACTCCCGCTACCTGCCCGGACGGCGCAGTCCGGCCTGGGTGAAGGTGAAGCACCAGGCCGAGGCGCGCGTCGTCGTCGGTGGCTGGCGGCCGGGGCAGGGTCGGCGCGAGGGCGGCATCGGATCGCTGCTGCTCGGCATCGCGGGGGAGGGGGACCACCTGCGGTATGTCGGGAAGGTCGGGACCGGGTTCACTGACGCGGAACTGGACCGGTTGCTCGCGCTGCTGGAGCCGCTGCGTGAGGATGCCAACCCGTTCACCACCCCGGTCCCGGATCCGGAGGCCCGGGTGGCGGTGTGGGTGCGGCCCGAGGTGACCGGTGAGGTCACCTTCGACTCCTGGACGCCCGACGGCGTGCTGCGCGCCGCCCGGTGGCGCGGCCTGGCGTAG
- a CDS encoding DUF559 domain-containing protein, which translates to MTHRHGQELLDDVLARVRKRRPARAAALRLDVDGRARSPIETAVRLHLRRSGFAVAAAPVVPGVGEVDFVVEGALIVELDGFQFHSDRRAFKQDRRRDRQALRYGFPTMRFAFEDCDPARIQREITPVCEALRLAPVRPRPDLPGEFLRFLQHERESWTAPSSFATGWRHLTGLDASEVRRTMGPIVPWSATSGVRPASALTDNAPRTPR; encoded by the coding sequence TTGACTCACCGACACGGGCAGGAACTCCTGGACGACGTGCTCGCCCGGGTCCGCAAGAGACGCCCCGCTCGCGCGGCGGCGCTCCGACTCGACGTGGACGGTCGAGCGCGTTCGCCGATCGAGACCGCGGTGCGCCTCCACCTGCGCAGGAGCGGTTTCGCGGTTGCTGCCGCACCCGTGGTCCCCGGTGTGGGTGAGGTCGACTTCGTGGTGGAGGGTGCGCTCATTGTCGAGCTCGACGGCTTCCAGTTCCACAGTGATCGGCGAGCCTTCAAACAGGACCGACGCCGTGATCGCCAGGCTCTGCGGTACGGGTTCCCGACAATGCGGTTCGCATTCGAGGACTGCGACCCGGCACGTATCCAGCGCGAGATCACCCCGGTGTGCGAGGCGCTCCGGCTCGCTCCCGTGCGCCCGCGCCCGGATCTTCCCGGTGAGTTCCTCAGGTTCCTCCAGCACGAGCGCGAGTCGTGGACCGCACCGTCGTCGTTCGCGACGGGATGGCGTCATCTCACCGGCCTCGACGCCAGCGAAGTCCGTCGGACGATGGGGCCGATCGTCCCGTGGAGTGCGACCTCCGGGGTTCGCCCCGCGTCGGCGCTGACGGACAACGCGCCGCGAACCCCTCGCTGA
- a CDS encoding phosphatase PAP2 family protein: MSDLSPTPPATRWLFALLGGLVSMAVVVGLAAVFVNTTPGQWVEQVALRGSELGRESVQPLTRFVLGLVSVPFLLAGAAACAAVALVRRRWGDAIRVAVIVGGANLTTQVLKDVIERPALLEEWKGMASYPSGHTTVAASLAAVALLVAPRVARPAVALVGAGYMIATGVATVSLAWHRPSDVVGAFAVVTAWSLLAMIPTRGARADGEPGTAGRVVVGWLLGALAVAGLAIGAVAAFVAANAAAGAPADASATTYYLAYLSSSLGIVGAGCLAQWALLLARR; the protein is encoded by the coding sequence GTGAGCGATCTCTCCCCGACTCCACCGGCCACCCGCTGGCTGTTCGCCCTGCTGGGTGGACTCGTGAGCATGGCCGTGGTGGTGGGCCTGGCCGCGGTGTTCGTCAACACCACTCCCGGGCAATGGGTCGAGCAGGTCGCACTGCGCGGCAGCGAACTGGGCCGTGAGAGCGTGCAACCGCTGACCAGGTTCGTGCTCGGACTCGTCTCTGTCCCCTTCCTCCTGGCCGGCGCCGCTGCGTGCGCGGCAGTGGCTCTGGTGCGGCGCCGTTGGGGCGACGCGATCCGTGTCGCCGTGATCGTGGGCGGGGCCAACCTGACCACCCAGGTCCTCAAGGACGTGATCGAGCGCCCCGCACTGCTCGAGGAGTGGAAGGGGATGGCCTCCTATCCCTCCGGGCACACCACGGTTGCGGCCTCGCTCGCCGCTGTGGCGCTCCTGGTCGCTCCGCGCGTGGCGCGACCCGCCGTCGCGCTGGTCGGGGCCGGATACATGATCGCGACCGGCGTGGCGACCGTCTCCCTGGCGTGGCATCGACCCTCCGACGTGGTGGGCGCGTTCGCCGTCGTCACGGCCTGGTCGTTGCTGGCGATGATCCCCACCCGCGGCGCGAGGGCAGACGGTGAGCCGGGGACAGCCGGGCGCGTCGTGGTCGGGTGGCTGCTGGGCGCGCTTGCCGTGGCGGGTCTGGCCATCGGGGCGGTGGCGGCGTTCGTCGCCGCGAACGCCGCGGCCGGGGCACCGGCGGATGCCTCCGCGACCACGTACTACCTCGCCTACCTCTCCTCGAGCCTCGGCATCGTGGGAGCGGGCTGCCTGGCGCAGTGGGCGTTGCTGCTCGCTCGGCGCTGA